The Streptomyces cathayae DNA segment GCGCGTTCACCACGAACCCGGAACGGTCCTGGGCGTGGATCGCGTGCTTGCCCAGCACCTTCTCGGCGAAGATCTGCGCCCGGCTGATCGTGCCCTCGGAGGTGGTGAGCGCGGGGATCAGCTCGACCAGCTGCTGCACGGGGGCCGGGTTGAAGAAGTGGATGCCGATGACGTGGTCGGGCCGCGAGGTGGCGACCGCCAGCCTCACCAGCGGGATGGAGGAGGTGTTGGAGGCCAGGATCGCGTCCGGCCGGGTCACCACCTGATCGAGCACCTGGAAGATCTCCGTCTTGACCTGCTCGTTCTCGACGACGGCCTCGATCACCAGGTCGCGGTCGGCGAACTCGCCGAGGTCCGTGGTGAAGCTCAGCCGGGCCTGGGTGGCCTCCAGCTCCTCCGCCGTGATCTTGCCGCGCTCGGCTGCCTTGGTGAGGGAGTTGTACAGCCGGGTACGGCCGATCTCCAGGGCCTCGCCGGTGGTCTCCGCGACCATCACGTGCAGTCCGGCGCGCGCGCACACCTCGGCGATCCCCGCG contains these protein-coding regions:
- a CDS encoding 3-hydroxybutyryl-CoA dehydrogenase — its product is MTDIERVGVVGCGQMGAGIAEVCARAGLHVMVAETTGEALEIGRTRLYNSLTKAAERGKITAEELEATQARLSFTTDLGEFADRDLVIEAVVENEQVKTEIFQVLDQVVTRPDAILASNTSSIPLVRLAVATSRPDHVIGIHFFNPAPVQQLVELIPALTTSEGTISRAQIFAEKVLGKHAIHAQDRSGFVVNALLIPYLLSAIRMFESGIASREDIDNGMEMGCAHPMGPLKLSDLIGLDTVASVAHSMYEEYKEPLYAAPPLLQRMVDAGRLGRKSGSGFYSYG